In Candidatus Kaistella beijingensis, a genomic segment contains:
- a CDS encoding LGFP repeat-containing protein: MNTKFLILVAFILLFAESNAQLSSYNDNSEYGIAQKISDKAKQRNLGKVHSESAKMRPTAGKGGWFLRYEKGWVYYNPNNQNAFAIWGEIMKKWATQGYETGWLGFPASDHSNTPNRTGAFVHFDNGSIYWSPNTGTHFVGGAFRDYWKNKGWENSPELGFPKTDEMEIFSNGYTRYQQFEKGTLFWGPDKSVTYSNNSNTTTPPNDETKVLSFMPNLISGAEVSIDVTEVIQLYGWMDLRVYKGNGQEITDADGKSFSLFNIQKKQPVSVTDYNLDFFRIADRHYNISQSDIDGNAYLRITYWLNDKDVTNSDDYLKLENYNGRWNYNGGDHPYREIKLKEIVRNGIDKKYLDIGSDGSDKVWISYYLTIK, encoded by the coding sequence ATGAATACAAAGTTTTTAATATTAGTTGCTTTTATCCTATTGTTTGCAGAAAGCAATGCGCAATTATCATCTTACAATGATAACTCGGAATATGGGATAGCTCAAAAAATATCGGATAAGGCAAAACAGCGCAACCTGGGAAAAGTCCATAGCGAAAGCGCTAAAATGCGTCCCACAGCAGGTAAAGGCGGTTGGTTTCTGCGTTACGAAAAAGGCTGGGTTTACTACAATCCGAATAATCAAAATGCCTTTGCAATCTGGGGAGAAATTATGAAAAAATGGGCTACGCAAGGCTACGAAACCGGCTGGCTGGGCTTTCCTGCAAGTGACCATAGCAATACACCAAACAGGACAGGTGCTTTTGTGCACTTCGATAATGGAAGCATCTATTGGAGCCCGAACACAGGAACTCACTTTGTGGGTGGCGCTTTCAGAGATTATTGGAAAAATAAAGGTTGGGAAAACAGTCCAGAACTGGGCTTTCCGAAAACCGATGAGATGGAGATTTTCAGCAATGGTTACACCCGTTACCAGCAATTTGAAAAAGGAACGCTTTTCTGGGGTCCTGATAAATCTGTTACATATTCTAACAATTCTAACACAACTACGCCACCCAATGATGAGACAAAAGTGCTTTCCTTTATGCCCAATTTAATTAGTGGAGCCGAAGTCTCGATAGATGTAACTGAAGTGATTCAATTGTATGGCTGGATGGATTTGAGAGTTTACAAAGGGAATGGACAAGAAATCACCGATGCAGACGGAAAAAGTTTTAGCCTTTTCAATATTCAAAAAAAACAACCAGTGAGTGTGACAGATTATAATCTGGATTTTTTTAGAATCGCTGATAGACATTACAATATTTCGCAATCAGATATTGATGGAAATGCTTATCTAAGAATTACTTATTGGCTTAATGACAAAGATGTTACCAACTCTGATGATTATCTGAAACTGGAAAACTATAACGGACGGTGGAACTACAATGGCGGTGATCATCCTTACCGGGAAATTAAGCTAAAGGAAATAGTTAGGAATGGAATTGATAAAAAATACCTTGATATAGGAAGCGATGGAAGCGATAAAGTTTGGATTAGTTATTATCTCACCATCAAATAA